A portion of the Lolium rigidum isolate FL_2022 chromosome 1, APGP_CSIRO_Lrig_0.1, whole genome shotgun sequence genome contains these proteins:
- the LOC124682963 gene encoding vacuolar fusion protein CCZ1 homolog isoform X1 translates to MGLSSAAAIDGAQLCVFDLRRGQQEGQELDKILFFHPADCPILLQLSVIGLCEGIITFTRIFSPEDDCEVIESDRHSHVFYQAEPDIWMVLVVEKAKDSESTLRFGALQGILKESHSLFTMFHGPIRALLDRQPSAELARGHLHTFVTDYLSDFIVGKKLQLPTYRDSLTERGTVQMLTVSREVALEVQSLTAVLGSCLGNVICQSIVLFEDLLVSTTLPPDDTLNLYTYAILRLTPRALYSNANSWSYLRKGAYVNAGPASSSSNGAAAERYHSRSRDTSPGGQNQMHHNFRPLQREKLSKGKDGFVAADFATTEVRAAVPLTPILWFQQAEERMYLCVYQHKNLTILLLIPASSVINGEEGIAHVKKHLLENASQNIVTVEQKLTRGWGGENAYHVAGYRYLLVDPDRKVSRASPPGKVTTLSKDSLLALNRLREEIDLEKSRAKRSDPTHDKDYEVCIRAKNNAWVIAKITRGRELYMALEKGGETLLYASTAVEKFSNRYCEGAFSTD, encoded by the exons ATGGGGCTGTCTTCGGCCGCCGCGATCGACGGGGCGCAGCTGTGCGTCTTCGACCTCCGGAGGGGGCAGCAGGAGGGGCAGGAGCTCGACAAGATCCTCTTCTTCCACCCCGCCGACTGCCCCATCCTGCTCCAGCTCTCCGTCATCGGCCTCTGCGAAGGGATCATCACCTTCACCAG AATATTTTCTCCTGAAGATGACTGTGAGGTGATAGAATCAGATAGACACTCCCACGTGTTTTACCAAGCTGAGCCAGATATTTGGATGGTTCTG GTGGTAGAGAAAGCTAAGGACAGCGAATCAACTTTACGTTTCGGTGCATTGCAAGGAATACTCAAAGAATCACACTCACTTTTCACAATGTTTCATGGACCAATCCGAGCTTTACTTGACAGACAACCAAGTGCTGAACTTGCCCGCGGTCACCTCCACACATTTGTTACAGATTATTTAAGCG ATTTTATTGTTGGCAAAAAGCTACAATTGCCTACCTACCGTGATAGCCTAACGGAGCGGGGAACAGTTCAAATGTTAACAGTCTCACGAGAAGTGGCACTTGAAGTTCAG TCACTCACCGCAGTTCTTGGGTCATGTCTTGGAAACGTAATCTGCCAATCAATTGTATTGTTTGAGGACCTCTTGGTGTCTACAACACTTCCCCCG GATGATACATTAAACCTATACACTTATGCTATCCTGAGGTTGACTCCTCGTGCTTTATACTCTAATGCAAATTCGTGGTCCTATCTGCGGAAAGGGGCTTATGTTAATGCTGGCCCCGCTTCAAGTTCGTCAAATGGAGCTGCAGCAGAAAGGTATCATAGTCGATCTCGTGACACTTCTCCTGGTGGACAAAATCAGATGCATCATAATTTCAGGCCACTCCAGCGTGAGAaattgtccaaggggaaggatggTTTTGTTGCTGCTGACTTTGCAACTACAGAAGTTCGTGCTGCTGTACCATTGACTCCGATATTGTGGTTCCAGCAGGCAGAGGAGCGCATGTATCTGTGCGTTTATCAGCACAAGAACCTTACTATCTTACTGCTGATTCCAGCTTCTTCTGTAataaatggagaagagggcatTGCTCACGTCAAGAAGCATCTTCTGGAAAAT GCATCACAGAACATTGTTACTGTTGAACAAAAACTAACACGGGGATGGGGAGGAGAAAATGCCTATCATGTCGCTGGATATCGTTACCTACTTGTTGATCCAGACAGAAAAGTATCAAGAGCTTCCCCACCTGGGAAAGTTACCACCTTGTCAAAG GATTCTCTTCTTGCCCTGAATAGGCTAAGAGAAGAAATAGATTTAGAGAAGTCAAGAGCTAAGAGGAGTGACCCTACCCATGACAAGGATTATGAAGTATGCATCAGAGCGAAAAATAATGCATGGGTTATTGCTAAAATTACTCGAGGACGAGAACTCTACATGGCTTTAGAGAAGGGCGGTGAAACACTTCTTTATGCATCTACAGCTGTTGAGAAATTTAGCAACAG GTACTGTGAGGGGGCATTCTCTACAGACTGA
- the LOC124682963 gene encoding vacuolar fusion protein CCZ1 homolog isoform X2, with product MGLSSAAAIDGAQLCVFDLRRGQQEGQELDKILFFHPADCPILLQLSVIGLCEGIITFTRIFSPEDDCEVIESDRHSHVFYQAEPDIWMVLVVEKAKDSESTLRFGALQGILKESHSLFTMFHGPIRALLDRQPSAELARGHLHTFVTDYLSDFIVGKKLQLPTYRDSLTERGTVQMLTVSREVALEVQSLTAVLGSCLGNVICQSIVLFEDLLVSTTLPPDDTLNLYTYAILRLTPRALYSNANSWSYLRKGAYVNAGPASSSSNGAAAERPLQREKLSKGKDGFVAADFATTEVRAAVPLTPILWFQQAEERMYLCVYQHKNLTILLLIPASSVINGEEGIAHVKKHLLENASQNIVTVEQKLTRGWGGENAYHVAGYRYLLVDPDRKVSRASPPGKVTTLSKDSLLALNRLREEIDLEKSRAKRSDPTHDKDYEVCIRAKNNAWVIAKITRGRELYMALEKGGETLLYASTAVEKFSNRYCEGAFSTD from the exons ATGGGGCTGTCTTCGGCCGCCGCGATCGACGGGGCGCAGCTGTGCGTCTTCGACCTCCGGAGGGGGCAGCAGGAGGGGCAGGAGCTCGACAAGATCCTCTTCTTCCACCCCGCCGACTGCCCCATCCTGCTCCAGCTCTCCGTCATCGGCCTCTGCGAAGGGATCATCACCTTCACCAG AATATTTTCTCCTGAAGATGACTGTGAGGTGATAGAATCAGATAGACACTCCCACGTGTTTTACCAAGCTGAGCCAGATATTTGGATGGTTCTG GTGGTAGAGAAAGCTAAGGACAGCGAATCAACTTTACGTTTCGGTGCATTGCAAGGAATACTCAAAGAATCACACTCACTTTTCACAATGTTTCATGGACCAATCCGAGCTTTACTTGACAGACAACCAAGTGCTGAACTTGCCCGCGGTCACCTCCACACATTTGTTACAGATTATTTAAGCG ATTTTATTGTTGGCAAAAAGCTACAATTGCCTACCTACCGTGATAGCCTAACGGAGCGGGGAACAGTTCAAATGTTAACAGTCTCACGAGAAGTGGCACTTGAAGTTCAG TCACTCACCGCAGTTCTTGGGTCATGTCTTGGAAACGTAATCTGCCAATCAATTGTATTGTTTGAGGACCTCTTGGTGTCTACAACACTTCCCCCG GATGATACATTAAACCTATACACTTATGCTATCCTGAGGTTGACTCCTCGTGCTTTATACTCTAATGCAAATTCGTGGTCCTATCTGCGGAAAGGGGCTTATGTTAATGCTGGCCCCGCTTCAAGTTCGTCAAATGGAGCTGCAGCAGAAAG GCCACTCCAGCGTGAGAaattgtccaaggggaaggatggTTTTGTTGCTGCTGACTTTGCAACTACAGAAGTTCGTGCTGCTGTACCATTGACTCCGATATTGTGGTTCCAGCAGGCAGAGGAGCGCATGTATCTGTGCGTTTATCAGCACAAGAACCTTACTATCTTACTGCTGATTCCAGCTTCTTCTGTAataaatggagaagagggcatTGCTCACGTCAAGAAGCATCTTCTGGAAAAT GCATCACAGAACATTGTTACTGTTGAACAAAAACTAACACGGGGATGGGGAGGAGAAAATGCCTATCATGTCGCTGGATATCGTTACCTACTTGTTGATCCAGACAGAAAAGTATCAAGAGCTTCCCCACCTGGGAAAGTTACCACCTTGTCAAAG GATTCTCTTCTTGCCCTGAATAGGCTAAGAGAAGAAATAGATTTAGAGAAGTCAAGAGCTAAGAGGAGTGACCCTACCCATGACAAGGATTATGAAGTATGCATCAGAGCGAAAAATAATGCATGGGTTATTGCTAAAATTACTCGAGGACGAGAACTCTACATGGCTTTAGAGAAGGGCGGTGAAACACTTCTTTATGCATCTACAGCTGTTGAGAAATTTAGCAACAG GTACTGTGAGGGGGCATTCTCTACAGACTGA